In the genome of Variibacter gotjawalensis, one region contains:
- a CDS encoding ferritin-like domain-containing protein, translated as MGWFTSDIKTMDDLFVHTLQDIYYAENQILKALPDMIEKATDAKLKQGFQTHLEETKGQIIRLEQVFEMHGAEKKGVTCPAIDGIIEEANDVAGEVDDKQVLDAALIAAAQAVEHYEMTRYGTLVAWAKVLGRADCASVLQKNLDEETATDKKLTALAESQINAKAT; from the coding sequence ATGGGTTGGTTCACATCCGACATCAAGACGATGGACGATCTGTTCGTGCATACATTGCAGGATATCTACTACGCCGAAAATCAAATCCTGAAGGCGCTACCGGATATGATCGAAAAGGCTACCGACGCGAAGCTGAAGCAGGGCTTTCAAACGCACCTCGAAGAGACGAAAGGTCAGATCATACGTCTCGAGCAAGTCTTCGAGATGCACGGAGCAGAAAAAAAGGGCGTCACCTGTCCGGCTATCGACGGAATCATCGAAGAAGCGAACGATGTTGCTGGCGAGGTTGACGATAAGCAAGTGCTGGATGCGGCTCTGATCGCTGCAGCGCAAGCCGTTGAGCATTATGAAATGACGCGCTACGGCACTCTTGTAGCTTGGGCAAAGGTTCTCGGCCGAGCAGATTGTGCTTCGGTACTGCAGAAAAACCTCGACGAAGAAACCGCGACAGACAAAAAGCTAACAGCTCTCGCGGAGTCCCAGATCAACGCTAAGGCAACATGA
- a CDS encoding SDR family oxidoreductase: protein MSKSTRRDVLKVVSLGGVASALASTTQSAGAQSMDNPQTKYTNEPFKEQRQEWPALQRNMDPIPDCGEKSYKGSGRLAGRKALVTGGDSGIGRAAVIAFAREGADVAINYYPNEEPDAQDVARLVRDEGRKAVLIPGDLTQQQFCIDLVEEAERQLGGIDILVNNAAYQQSKESIDDISFEQFDRTMKTNLYAMFWITKTAVPLMKPGAAIINTASVNSFNPGEELLDYATTKGGISIFTKGLAKQLANKGIRVNAVAPGPVWTPLQVAGGQLPGTMGEFGQDTPLGRAGQPAELAALYVLLASGEITYTDGSVFGANGGTGVI from the coding sequence ATGAGCAAGTCCACCCGACGCGACGTTCTGAAGGTCGTTTCTCTTGGAGGCGTTGCAAGTGCATTGGCCTCGACAACGCAATCTGCTGGAGCGCAATCAATGGATAATCCGCAAACCAAATACACGAACGAGCCGTTTAAAGAGCAGCGCCAAGAGTGGCCGGCTCTTCAACGCAACATGGATCCCATCCCTGATTGCGGAGAGAAGAGTTACAAAGGGTCAGGCCGGTTGGCTGGACGTAAGGCACTTGTCACGGGCGGCGATTCCGGAATAGGGCGTGCGGCAGTCATCGCGTTCGCGCGAGAAGGCGCAGACGTCGCCATTAATTATTACCCGAATGAAGAACCAGATGCTCAAGACGTCGCGAGGTTGGTTCGTGACGAGGGCCGGAAAGCTGTTCTCATTCCTGGCGACCTGACGCAACAGCAATTTTGCATTGATCTAGTTGAAGAAGCCGAACGTCAATTGGGAGGTATCGACATTCTGGTGAACAACGCTGCCTATCAGCAGTCGAAAGAGTCGATCGACGACATCAGCTTCGAGCAATTCGACCGCACCATGAAGACAAACCTGTACGCCATGTTCTGGATCACCAAGACCGCGGTCCCACTGATGAAGCCAGGCGCGGCGATTATCAATACCGCCTCGGTCAACTCGTTCAACCCCGGCGAAGAACTGCTTGATTACGCCACCACGAAAGGCGGCATTTCAATTTTCACTAAAGGGCTTGCGAAGCAATTGGCGAATAAGGGCATACGCGTTAATGCGGTTGCTCCTGGACCTGTGTGGACGCCACTCCAGGTAGCAGGCGGACAGTTGCCGGGCACGATGGGTGAGTTTGGCCAGGACACGCCGCTTGGCCGAGCAGGGCAACCCGCCGAGCTTGCTGCGCTCTACGTCCTGCTAGCCTCCGGCGAAATCACCTACACAGATGGAAGCGTGTTCGGAGCCAATGGCGGCACAGGTGTGATTTGA
- a CDS encoding DUF6197 family protein, producing the protein MKSAKQHLQAARKLIARPEAWTRGTYGRGPDRKAARIGTDEISCWCLIGAIKAVDPDNSEEAMEWLRLTLRYEYGDFISISHFNDTHSHQEILAALDRAIEATN; encoded by the coding sequence GTGAAAAGTGCCAAACAGCATCTCCAAGCCGCCCGTAAGCTAATCGCGCGTCCGGAAGCGTGGACACGCGGCACTTACGGCCGAGGCCCAGACCGTAAGGCCGCTAGGATCGGCACGGACGAAATTAGTTGTTGGTGTTTGATCGGAGCAATCAAGGCCGTCGATCCCGATAACAGCGAAGAAGCGATGGAGTGGCTCCGGCTTACGCTGCGTTACGAGTACGGCGATTTTATCAGCATTAGCCACTTCAACGACACGCACAGTCATCAAGAAATATTAGCGGCTCTCGATCGCGCGATAGAAGCGACTAACTAG
- a CDS encoding DUF4142 domain-containing protein: MHRRSVLIAIGAIAAAPAAMAQAPNSVSKAGDASRPLAKPKNEMEFRMGVIGPAELSLATSQIAIERATQANAKEFAEFELEEAKTVTAVLKELGTPVPEMDAKAKATLEKIKSAAKGPAFDKAYIAAQLENHEHLRDWATAYLSVSGSDKSNAAEDQGRHLAMLALATFKEHVAITKRISKELTKA; encoded by the coding sequence ATGCATCGACGATCGGTTCTCATCGCAATCGGAGCAATCGCAGCGGCGCCTGCGGCGATGGCTCAAGCACCAAACTCAGTTTCAAAAGCCGGTGACGCGTCAAGGCCGCTCGCCAAACCTAAAAACGAGATGGAGTTTCGGATGGGCGTAATCGGTCCAGCGGAACTGTCGCTGGCAACAAGTCAAATCGCGATCGAACGAGCGACCCAGGCCAACGCGAAAGAGTTTGCGGAGTTTGAGCTTGAAGAAGCAAAGACTGTGACAGCGGTTCTAAAGGAACTTGGAACACCGGTCCCCGAAATGGACGCGAAAGCGAAGGCAACCTTGGAGAAGATAAAGAGCGCTGCCAAGGGCCCCGCGTTCGACAAAGCTTACATCGCTGCGCAGCTCGAAAATCATGAGCACCTGCGTGATTGGGCGACGGCTTATCTCAGCGTTTCCGGCTCGGACAAGAGCAATGCGGCAGAAGATCAGGGACGTCACCTCGCTATGCTCGCGCTTGCAACGTTCAAGGAGCACGTCGCGATCACCAAGCGCATCTCAAAAGAATTGACGAAGGCGTAG
- a CDS encoding DUF3833 family protein, protein MSTKDFSGKRPQFLPETFFPGRLEGWGIIEGPMGGLQKRFTIEAAGEWKEAARVVRFIETWKFDDGFSDTLDWQISKKASGRYVGAEKHLVSEAKGQQSGFAFRWRYARNTPQKGGSSLRLSFDDWFYKIDENVVCVRGRASRFGLPLLYAFVTYRKISSV, encoded by the coding sequence ATGAGCACCAAAGACTTTAGCGGCAAACGTCCGCAATTCTTGCCCGAAACGTTCTTTCCCGGACGTCTGGAAGGTTGGGGTATCATCGAAGGGCCGATGGGAGGTCTTCAAAAACGCTTCACTATTGAAGCGGCGGGAGAATGGAAAGAAGCAGCCAGAGTTGTGCGCTTCATTGAGACTTGGAAATTCGACGACGGGTTTAGCGACACGCTCGACTGGCAAATAAGCAAGAAGGCCTCAGGCCGATATGTCGGCGCCGAAAAACATCTTGTAAGCGAAGCCAAGGGTCAGCAGAGCGGATTTGCTTTCAGGTGGCGATACGCGCGCAACACCCCGCAGAAGGGCGGATCGTCGCTCCGGCTCTCCTTCGACGATTGGTTCTACAAGATCGACGAGAACGTAGTGTGTGTTCGCGGTCGTGCCTCTCGATTCGGCTTGCCGCTGCTTTATGCATTTGTGACCTATCGTAAAATAAGTTCAGTTTGA